GCTTACTCGACGGTCACCGTCGGACCTGCCCCGTTGCACGCGGCGATCGCGGCTGTCGATCGTCTGCGTGCTGCCCGTGGCCGACGAGGAGACATCAGCCGGTGACCGGAACCGAGCGGAGCGAGGGATCGACGCGATAAACCGGATAGTCGGCGGCGATGCGGTCGTAATCGGCCTCCGGTGCGTCGAGATCGACCGGAATGTGCGGGCGGGCGCCGGGAGCACGGCGCAGAAATTCCCGCAGGACCGGTCCTCGGTGCTCGGGCTCGATTTCGACCAGTTGCACTGATTCCAGTCGCCCGTGCCGCAGTAGCGCCGCACCGTGAACCGCAGTGAGGTTGCGAACCCAATTGGTGCCCGCGCCGAGCATCGACACGATATAGCGATGACCACCGCTCTCGGTGACGACAACGGGAAACCAGATCAGGCGGCCACTGCGGCGGCCTCGGATGCCCAGTGCCGCCGCGCGTCGCGGTAGCACGCCTGCGGCGAACAACTTTGCCGACACCCGATTCTGCCAACGAGCCCACCGATTCGGCCGCC
This DNA window, taken from Nocardia sp. BMG111209, encodes the following:
- a CDS encoding nitroreductase family deazaflavin-dependent oxidoreductase, whose product is MSAKLFAAGVLPRRAAALGIRGRRSGRLIWFPVVVTESGGHRYIVSMLGAGTNWVRNLTAVHGAALLRHGRLESVQLVEIEPEHRGPVLREFLRRAPGARPHIPVDLDAPEADYDRIAADYPVYRVDPSLRSVPVTG